AAAAATTACGGACCTAGCGAAAAGCTAGATCCGTAATTTTTGAATCATAAACTCCGGAAGCTGGAAACAAGCTTCCACAATGTTTTCGTTCACATACTTTGTTTCCATTCCGGAAGGTTGGCTTTCTACTGGCTTATCGTACCTTTTCGAGCCCATCGTAAAGCTCCACATGCCGCCCGGATACGTCGGGACTACTGCGGTATACACCTTCGTAACCGGGAAAAGGCTTTGAATGTGTTGGTGTGATTGTCCCATAATATCAGCATGAAAGACCGGTGATTGACTTTGACATACCATAATGCCATCCTCTTTCAAGGCGCGGTGCAAATTGCGGTAGAAGTCCAGTTCGAAAAGCTGCTCTGCCGGTCCGACGGGATCGGAAGAATCTACGATAATGATGTCATAGTAGTTTTCATAGTCTTTAACATAAGCAACTCCATCATTATAGATGAAGCGTACACGGGGATCGGACAGGTTGCCCGACACTTCCGGAAGGTGTTCTTTACATAGTCTAACGACTGTCTCATCAAGTTCCACCATATCGATTTGTTCGACATTCTCATATTTGGCCACTTCACGCGCGGCGCCACAATCTCCTCCACCAATGATTAAGACACGCTTCGGGTTAGGGTGGAAGCGTAGCGGGATGTGGGAAATCATCTCATTATAGATAAATCCATCCATAGAAGTGGTTTGCACAACACCATCGAGCACAAGCATACGGCCGAAGTCATACGAGTCTAGAATCGTTACATGTTGGAAAGGCGATACTTCTGAATGGACGATTTCTTTAATGCGGTAGCTTATTTTTAAATTCTCCCGCTCATCTTCCGTAAGCCAAAGCGCGCCATCTTTTGCCTGGATATAAGACACTGTTTGTTCCATTGCTTACCTCCCTTATGATTTTCGCAA
The Aneurinibacillus migulanus genome window above contains:
- the speE gene encoding polyamine aminopropyltransferase, with protein sequence MEQTVSYIQAKDGALWLTEDERENLKISYRIKEIVHSEVSPFQHVTILDSYDFGRMLVLDGVVQTTSMDGFIYNEMISHIPLRFHPNPKRVLIIGGGDCGAAREVAKYENVEQIDMVELDETVVRLCKEHLPEVSGNLSDPRVRFIYNDGVAYVKDYENYYDIIIVDSSDPVGPAEQLFELDFYRNLHRALKEDGIMVCQSQSPVFHADIMGQSHQHIQSLFPVTKVYTAVVPTYPGGMWSFTMGSKRYDKPVESQPSGMETKYVNENIVEACFQLPEFMIQKLRI